GGACGTTCGACGACGCAGAACTTCTGGGCCGGTCGGCAGTCTACGATCCCTGGGGGACGACACTGGCCAGTAGCGGGGACCAGCCAGGGCTCGTGACGGCGACCGTCGAGGCCGAACGTGTGAGCGAGGTCAGAGCGGAATTCCCAGCGCTGGCGGACAGGCGATAGGTGAACAGTCGAGACACCCTCTTTTATGATGGCGTAGTCCTTACGCCTACTCGCCGGCACGACGCTTTTCTCGTCATCGCCGGCGAAAACCACGATCCGCCTCGCTGCTCGGCCGCGTCGCTCGCCTCGGCCACAGGTCGTCCGGACGACCTCTCCCGGTCGTCTCTCGTCCACCACGTCTCCTGTCCTCGCGGTCGTCAGGCTTAGTTCCCTCCCGCGACAGCGTTCGGTATGTCCTGGCGTGAGATCCGACCCGTCGCCCTCGGCGTCGTGCGGCGCGGCGACGAACTGCTCGTCGGCGAGGACTCCGATCCGGCGACCGGCGAGACGTTCTACCGGCTGCTCGGCGGCGGTGTCGAGTTCGGCGAGCACAGCCGCGAAGCCGTCGTCCGTGAGTTCGCAGAGGAGATGGGCGTCGAGTTTCGAGTGGAGCGCCACGTCGGTACTTTCGAGGACGTCTTCGACGTCGACGGCGAGACGGGCCACGAAATCTGGCGGGTCTACGCGGGCGAAATCGTCGAGGAGTGGCCCTACGAACGCGAGCAGTTCGAGTTCGACGAGCGCGAGCGCGGAGAGACGTGTCTCGCGCGGTGGCTGTCCGTCGAGACGCTTCGAAACGAGGTGACGTTCTACTCACCGGCGGTGCTGGACGCGCTGGAGGAATCTGCCCGGTAACACGGGGTCAGAAGAACTCGGGGCGGTGGCCGTGCGAGCGTTTCATCGCTCGCGTCGGGGAAAGGCAGGTCCGTTGTGGCGGAACCAGTGAGGTCCTACTCGTCGGTCTTGATCTCCGCGCTCAGCCCCTGAGCCATCTCGATCTCCTTGGAGTTGTTCAGCGTCCAGGCGGTGCGCTCGGTGACGGCCTCGATGACCTCGCGGGCGTGTGGCGGGCCCGACCCGGACATCTTCACGCCGCCGAAGGGCAACTGGACCTCCGCGCCGATACACGGAAGGTTCCCGTAAGCCAGGCCGACCTCGGCGTTGTCACGGTAGTAGTTGATCTGTCGGTAGTCCTCCGAGATGACCGCGCCCGCCAGGCCGTAGTCGACGGCGTTGTGGATCTCGACGGCGTCCTCGATCGTACCCGAGTACTCGATCAGCGCGACGTGCGGGCCGAACACCTCCTCGCGGATACAGCGCAGGTCGGGGTCGTAGTCGACCTCGTAGACGAACGGCCCGACCCAGAACCCATCCTGAAAGCCGTCCGGGATCTCCGCGTCGTCGAGTCGCTCGCGATCGACGAGGACGTTCGCGCCCTCGGTCCGGGCCAGATCGTTGTAGCGGCCGAACTTCTCGACCTGGCTCTCGTCGACGACCGGCCCCATGAAGGTGTCTTCATCGAGGGGATCGCCGACAGCGACGTCCTCGGCCAGATCGACGAAGCGGTCTTTGAACTCGTCGTAGACGTCCTCGTGGACGATCAACCGCTCGCTCGACACGCACCGCTGACCCGTCGTCTTGAAACTCGACATCACGGCGGAGTGAAGGGCGATATCGAGGTCGGCGTTCTCGGTCACGATGATCGCGTTCTTGCCACCCATCTCACAGCAGGCGCTTCTGCCGGGCTGGCCGCCGATCTTGCCTGCGACCTTGTGACCGACCTCCGCCGAGCCGGTGAAGAGAACGGTGTCGACGCGCTCGTCCTCGACGATGGCGTTGCCGGCGTCCCCGTAGCCCTGGACCATGTTGAACACACCGTCAGGAATACCGGCGTCGTCGAACATCTCGGCGATGGTCTGACCACACCACGGCGTCTGCTCGGCGGGCTTCCAGACCACGGTATTCCCTTCCACCAGTGAGACGGCCATGTGCCAGAACGGGATCGCGACCGGGAAATTCCAGGGCGTGATACAGCCGACGACGCCCTTCGGTTTGCGGCGCATGTAGCTGTCCTTGCTGGAGATCTCGCTGGGCACGATATCACCGTGGGGGTGGCGAGCGTTGCCGGCGGCCCACTCGACCATGTGCCAGGCCTCGGTCACGTCGGCTTTGCCCTCGCTGATCTCCTTGCCGCACTCTCTGGTGACGATCTCGCCCAGTTCCTGGTGGCGATCCCGGAGTTCGTGGAAGACGTCCCAGAGGTACTCCGCGCGGTCGATGTAGGACTCTGCACGCCACTCCTCGACGGCGTCTTCGGCAGCTGCGACGGCCTGCTGTACGTCGTCGGGCGTCCCGCGTGGGAACGTCCCCAGTGTCTCTCTGGTGGCCGGATCGACGCTGTCGAAGGTCTCGGTTCCCTCGCCGTCGATCCATTCGCCGCCAACGTAGTGCTGATAGGAATCTGACGCCATGCTCGGGAATTGGACGCCGGCTGATATAAAGATCATTATAAACCACCATGATAAAATCGCCGCTCGATATGCGCGGCGGGGGACGGCCATCCTTTTGGTCCGAGCAGCGAATCGGATAGTATGCAGATCGATCGGGCGCGGGTCGAGCGCGTGGTTCGGGCGATCGTCCACGAGGCCCGCGTCGAGAAGATCCCGTTTCTCGCCGGGAGTATCGCCTATCACGCGTTCGTCTCGCTGTTGCCGCTGTTCGCGCTCTTGCTGTACGTCGCCTCGGGCCTCGGAAATGCGTCGATGGAGGCCGGACTCATTCGATTGAGCCGCGCAGTCTTCACCGAGGGCGCCCAGGAGGTGCTAATCGCGGAGATGCGCGACGCCAGTCGCTCGACCGGCGTCTCGGTCCTCGGGATCGTCGTGTTGATCTGGGGGACGTTACGAATCTTCCGCGGGCTGGATACGGCGTTCTCGGACATCTACGAGACAGAAGCCGAGAACACCTTTTTCGACCAGCTCACCGACGGCGTGCTCGTGCTGGGCACGTTCGCCATCGCGATCCTGCTCGCGGTGCTGGTCTACCGGGTCGTCCCGACGGAGGGCGCTCTGGCGTTCGTCGAACCAGTGGTGGTCGTCTTCGGCCTGACGCTCGTCCTCCTGCCAATGTACTACGTCTTTCCGGACACGGACGTCAGCGTCCCCGAGATCCTTCCCGGGGCCGTCTTCGCCGCGGTCGGCGTGACGACCTTCCAGGCGGGCTTTCGCTTGTACGTCAGTTCGGGCGAGCAGAACGTCGTCGGCGGCATCCTGCTGTTGTTGACCTGGCTGTACGTCACCGGCCTCGTCATCCTGCTCGGGGTCGTCGTCAACGCGGTCCTCTCGAACCGGAGCGCGGACGTGAGCATCCGGCCTGTCATCGGCGGTATCAGCCCGATCGACGAGACCGGACGCTGGACGAAGACCGAGTTGCAGCACGCCCTCTCGACGATCGACGCACGAACCACCTCGCGGACGCCGCTCGGGCTGCGAATCGACGAGGAGACGATCGAGCTGCCGGCCCCCCAATCGATCGAGATCGCGAGCGAGGACGGACTGCTCGGGAGCGGGCCTGAATCGTCGACACTGACGCTCCGGTGGACGCCCGCAACGTTCGACGACGCGGCCGATGAGACGGCCGGAGACGAAGCTGACGAGGCATCCGAAGACGGAGGCGACGACGCACCCGACGACACCTGATCAGTCTTCGAGCGCTTCCTCGAAGTGAGCGGTCGTGATCGAAATCTCGTCGGCGTACTCGTTTGCTTTCTCGGGATCGTGTGCCAGTACGATGTCGTCGATGGCGGCCATGGCAGCCTCCCGGACGAGCGCCTCGATCTCCGCGCCGGAGTAGCCCTCTGTCTGTGCAACGAGGGCGTCCAGATCGACGTCCTCGGCCAGCGGCTTGCGATCGGTGTGAACGTCGAAGATCTTCCGGCGCCCGGCGGCGTCCGGCAGCGGGACCTCGACGTGTTCTTCCAGCCGACCCGGGCGGAGCAGCGCGTCGTCGAGTACGGCCTTGCGGTTCGTGGCGGCGACGACCACGACGTTTGGGTTGTCGACGACGCCGTCAAGCTCGGTCAGCAGCTGGGAGACGACCCGCTCAGTCACCTCGTGGGTCTCGCCACGCTTGCCCGCGACAGCGTCGATCTCGTCCAGGAAAATGATCGTCGGCGCGGTCTGGCGCGCCAGTTCGAACACTTCTCGGACTGACTCCTCGGACTCGCCGACGTAGCGATCGAGCAGTTCGGGCCCGTTGACGTGGACGAAGTTGACGCCGCTCTCGCCCGCGAGTGCCCGCGCGAGGAGGGTCTTTCCCGTGCCGGGCGGGCCATAGAGCAGGACGCCACTGGGCGGATCCGTGTCGGCGGCCTCGAACAGCGGCCCGTACAGCAGCGGCCACTCGACGGCACGTTCGAGGGTGTCTTTCGCGTCGTCGAGTCCGCCGACGTCCTCGAAGTCGACGGTCGGTGACTCGGCGACGTACTCCCGCATCGCGGAGGGCTCGACCGCGGCCATCGCCGTCTCGAAGTCCGCCCGCGAGACCGTCGGCTTCTCGCTGTCGCGTCGCAGCGCCGCCATCGCCGCCTCGGTCACCAGCGACGCGACGTCCGCGCCGACGAATCCATGTGTGCGTTCGGCCAGCCGATCGAGGTCGACGTCGTCGGCCAGGGGCATCCCGCGCGTGTGGACGTCGAGGATCTCACGACGGCCCGTAACGTCGGGGACGCCGATCTCGATCTCGCGATCGAAGCGACCGCCCCGGCGGAGTGCGGGATCGACCGCGTCGACGCGGTTGGTCGCGCCCATCACGACGACGCGGCCGCGATCTTCGAGGCCGTCCATCAGCGTCAGCAACTGGGCGACGACGCGGTTCTCCATGTCGCTGTCCTCGTCGCGCCGTCCCGCGATGGAGTCGACTTCGTCGATGAACAGGATGGACGGCGCGTTCTCTGCCGCCCGGTCGAACGCCTCACGGAGTTGCTCCTCGCTCTCGCCCTTGTATTTGGAGACGATCTCCGGCCCGGAGATGACGTCGAAGTAGGCGTCGACCTCGTTGGCGACCGCCCGCGCGATCAACGTCTTGCCCGTGCCGGGCGGGCCGTACAGGAGAACGCCGCTGGGCGGTGCTATCGAGAGCCGCCGGAAGACGTCGGGATTCGACAGCGGGAGTTCGACCATCTCTCGGACTTTTTCGAGTTCGTCGTCCAACCCGCCGATGTCCTCGTAGGTCGTCCCGCCGGGTTCTTGCTCGCTCTCATCACTATCGCTCGCGGCGCTGTCGTCACCCTCGTCGCGCTGTCGGACGGCCTCCTCGGGCGGGACGACGTCGACGTCGGTCCCGGGATCGACTCGGACAGACCCGCCGGGCGTCGTCTCCAGCACGCGGAACCCGCCGACGCCGTCGACGTGGAACTGTTCGTTCCGCCTGAGCGGGCGGTCGAGCAGCCCCTCTTTGACCAGCGGGCCGGCCGCCGTCGGCTCCATCTCACCCAGGTCCTCGGTCGGCGTGACGGTGATCGACTCGGCGTCAGTGACCGTCGCCGGACGGACCCTGACGGTGTCACCGATCGTCACCCCGGCGTTGGCTCGGGTGTCGGCGTCGATCCGGACGACGTCCTCGTCGCCGTCGTCCGGCCAGACCTTCGCCACCGTCGTCGAGTCCCCTTGGATGATCACCGAATCGCCGCTGAGGACCCCGAGCCGACTCCGTACTGGCTCGGGCAATCGTGCGATCCCGCGGCCTGCATCGCGCTTGCGCGCACCCGCGACCGTCAGCTCCACCCCGTTGCCGCCTGTCATGTGGGGGCGTTCGGGACCGACTCCCTTGAGGGTTTCAGTGGGGCAACGAATATACGGTACCACGACCCACACTCGTGTATGGTCGCCACAACCGAACGCGACGACATGACGTGGTACCAGTGTGAGGAGTGTGGGCTGATGTTCGACGACCAGTCCGAAGCCGAACAACACGAGACGAACTGCGATTCGGAAGACCCCTCCTACATCCAGTGAGCGGCCGGAGACCGCTCACACGACGAGAAAGGTCGGCAGATACAACAGGAGACAGACGACGGCAGCCCGCCGGTCGATCCCGCGCCGCCAGTAGAACAACCCGAGGACCGCAATCGAGACGCCGACCATGTACAGAAGCGATGGTCCCATCGCTGCGGGGTCATCGACCACGACATCGAAGAAGACCGCGCCGACACCGAGTGAGAACACCGGATCGGTGATGTTGCTGCCGAGGAGCGATCCGACGGAGATTCCACCTCGACCCTCGTAGGCCGCGATCCCGGCGACGACGACCTCGGGCACGGTCGTCCCGAGTCCGGTCAGTAGACCGATCAAGTACTCCGGTACGCCGAGCAGTTGGGCGATCGCCACACCGTTGGTGACCATCACCTGCCCACCGACGACGACCAAGAAGAGGCCGCCGACGATCCAGGGGACCGACTGCAGCGGCGTGCGTGGTTCTTCCAGAACCTCCTCGGTGATCTCCTCGCCCCCCTCGTTCGTGTAGAGGATGTAGATGAACTGCGTGTACGCGAGCATCATCAGCAGGCCCTCCGAACGGACGATCTGCCCGTCTTCGAGGGTCAAGAGCATGATAATCATCGAGAGGATCATCGCCGTCCCGTAGATGGCGATGTTTCGTCGTTTGGCGACGATCGGCGCAATGAAGGCGACGACGGCGATCGCCAGCGTGATCTGAGCAGTCTCAGAGCCGACGATGTTCCCGACGACGAGGTCGCCAGCCCCGTAGTAGGAGGCGTAGATCGACGTCACCATCTCCGGGACCGACGTCCCGATCGAAACGACGGTGACACCGATGAAAAACGGCGAGACGCCGTAGTAGAGCGCGAGATCGCCAGCCGCGTCGACGGCTCTATCAGCCCCGAACACGAGCGTCGCCAGTCCGACGCCGAATACCACCACCTCCGCGAGCATTCACGCCCGACTACTCCTGACAGCTATTTATCCATTCGCCCCATCTCGTCCTCCTGCAACCACCTTTTTCCGCTCCCCCCGTCGGTCGGTCGCGCAAAAAGCTGGACCAAAAACCGCTACTCCGCTACTATCTCCCGCCCCATCTCCCCCATCTCGTCCTCCTGCAACCACCTTTTTCCGCTCCCTCTCGCCGGTCGGTCGCGCAAAAAGCTGGACCAAAAACCGCTACTCCGCTACTATCTCCCGCCCCATCTCTCCCATCTCGTCCTCCTGCAACCACCTTTTTCCGCTCCCTCTCGCCGGTCGGTCGCGCAAAAAGCTGGACCAAAAACCGCTACTCCGCTACTATCTCCCGCCCCATCTCTCCCATCTCGTCCTCTTCGAAGACGAACACCCGCCCCTCGACAGCGTCGAAGTCGACCTCAATCTCGTAGCGGAAGCCCGTTCGGTGGACTCGAACACCGGGATAGAGACTCGTCGTCTCGCCCTTTTCGAGAAGGACCCGGCCGACGCCGCTGGATTCGAGGATGTCGCCGTCGGTCTTGCGCTCGTCGACGTACGTGAGGATTCCCTCGGTGCCGCTCTCGTCGGTGACGAGGGCGTGGACGTCCTTGCCGGGGCTCGTCGTCAGCGGCGTCTCGGCCGTGGCCGGCACGCCATGGTAGAACACCGTCCGGCCGTCGAGGTACTCGACGGCGATGCCGTCCTCGGTCAGTTCGACGGGCAGCGTCGAGGGTGCGACTTCGCTCGGGCGACTCATACCCCGGCGTTCGTGGCGGCAGTGCAAAAGAACCGCGTTCGAGTGCGCACGTACCGACCGAATTTTTCCCAATCAGATCGGCTGATAGAAGTGTCGAAGATACTGAAAGCGAAGAAAACCGAAAATACTTTGTGATAAACAATGTCGAATAAGGTAGAGACACGGTCAGGTTCGATACGAGGGGGCGTGTGTGACTTTCTCACACGCAGAGGCTTGAGATCGTGCCGATCGTGCTGAGAGTCCGCCCGCGACTACGGGCAGACGTGGACGGACCGATCGAGGTGGCGAGAAGAGCGCCACCATGGATCACCAGAAGACGATGACACGAACAATCGCCAACTCAAGGGGGCACCGAACGGTAAGTATTCGAGCAGTCTGTGTAGCACTACTGGCTGTCATGGGAGTCGTCGCACTCGGAGCGACGGCACCGGCAGGAGCGGGCGCTGACGGACCGACGTCGCTCGCTGGCGGCGCTACGAGTGGGTCGACCGTCAGCGGGACGGTAACGTCGGCGGCCCAGGACGGCGGGCTCTCCGGGCAGGCCAGCGTCGTCCTCAAACAGGGCGGGACGGTCGTAGACAGTACGTACACCAACAGTTCCGACGAGTACGCGTTCAACGGCGTCGCCGACGGGAGTTACACCGTCGTCGTGCGCGCAGACCAGCACCAGACGAGTCGGACGTCGATCTCGGTTGCTGGCGGCGACGTGACTGAAGACGTCACGCTCGACGCACGCGTGCTGAACACCGACTCGGGCAACAGCTACGTCAGCATCAACAACGCCGTCCAGAACGCGAGTTCCGGCGCGACGATCACAGTCGCGCCCGGGACGTACTCCGAGAACGTCGACATCGGAACCTCGGGGATTACACTCGAAGCGACCGGCAACGCTTCGGAGACGATCATCGACGCATCCAGCGGAGATGACTCGCTGCTAGTGACGGGTCAGAACGTCGTCGTCGAGGGCTTCACCTTCCGCAACGGCGGTGCAGCGTCGTCGGTGGCACTCGTCAATGACGGGATCACGCTCCGTGACAGCGTCATCGACGGGAATAATGTCATCGGAAACGGCATCTACACGAACGGCCAGATTACCGTCGAGAACGTCAATATCACCGAGGCCAATAACTACGGCATATTCGCAGACAGCGGATCTACCGGCACTGAAGTCGAACGGTCCGAACTCGTCCGAAACGGTGTCGGTGTGATCGTCAAAGATGCGATCACTCTTCGAAACAACACGATAGACAATTCCGACGGCGGGGCGGGCGCGGGTCACGGTGTCTGGCTCACGTCCGGCTCAGACGGCACCGTCGTCGTCGACAACGAGATCAGTAACAACGACGGCGGGACTGCCCTGCAGGTGAACCAGCAGGGCGGCGGAGCTGTCACCGTTACCAACAGTGTCGTCAACAACAACAATATCTTCGACAACGCGTATGGTTCCTACGTCAATTCTAACGGCAACCAGCTCGACGCCCGCTACAACTGGTGGGGAGCCAGCGACGGGCCAGGCAAT
The Halapricum salinum genome window above contains:
- a CDS encoding DUF5796 family protein, whose translation is MSRPSEVAPSTLPVELTEDGIAVEYLDGRTVFYHGVPATAETPLTTSPGKDVHALVTDESGTEGILTYVDERKTDGDILESSGVGRVLLEKGETTSLYPGVRVHRTGFRYEIEVDFDAVEGRVFVFEEDEMGEMGREIVAE
- a CDS encoding YihY/virulence factor BrkB family protein, with protein sequence MQIDRARVERVVRAIVHEARVEKIPFLAGSIAYHAFVSLLPLFALLLYVASGLGNASMEAGLIRLSRAVFTEGAQEVLIAEMRDASRSTGVSVLGIVVLIWGTLRIFRGLDTAFSDIYETEAENTFFDQLTDGVLVLGTFAIAILLAVLVYRVVPTEGALAFVEPVVVVFGLTLVLLPMYYVFPDTDVSVPEILPGAVFAAVGVTTFQAGFRLYVSSGEQNVVGGILLLLTWLYVTGLVILLGVVVNAVLSNRSADVSIRPVIGGISPIDETGRWTKTELQHALSTIDARTTSRTPLGLRIDEETIELPAPQSIEIASEDGLLGSGPESSTLTLRWTPATFDDAADETAGDEADEASEDGGDDAPDDT
- a CDS encoding CDC48 family AAA ATPase, encoding MTGGNGVELTVAGARKRDAGRGIARLPEPVRSRLGVLSGDSVIIQGDSTTVAKVWPDDGDEDVVRIDADTRANAGVTIGDTVRVRPATVTDAESITVTPTEDLGEMEPTAAGPLVKEGLLDRPLRRNEQFHVDGVGGFRVLETTPGGSVRVDPGTDVDVVPPEEAVRQRDEGDDSAASDSDESEQEPGGTTYEDIGGLDDELEKVREMVELPLSNPDVFRRLSIAPPSGVLLYGPPGTGKTLIARAVANEVDAYFDVISGPEIVSKYKGESEEQLREAFDRAAENAPSILFIDEVDSIAGRRDEDSDMENRVVAQLLTLMDGLEDRGRVVVMGATNRVDAVDPALRRGGRFDREIEIGVPDVTGRREILDVHTRGMPLADDVDLDRLAERTHGFVGADVASLVTEAAMAALRRDSEKPTVSRADFETAMAAVEPSAMREYVAESPTVDFEDVGGLDDAKDTLERAVEWPLLYGPLFEAADTDPPSGVLLYGPPGTGKTLLARALAGESGVNFVHVNGPELLDRYVGESEESVREVFELARQTAPTIIFLDEIDAVAGKRGETHEVTERVVSQLLTELDGVVDNPNVVVVAATNRKAVLDDALLRPGRLEEHVEVPLPDAAGRRKIFDVHTDRKPLAEDVDLDALVAQTEGYSGAEIEALVREAAMAAIDDIVLAHDPEKANEYADEISITTAHFEEALED
- a CDS encoding aldehyde dehydrogenase family protein, translated to MASDSYQHYVGGEWIDGEGTETFDSVDPATRETLGTFPRGTPDDVQQAVAAAEDAVEEWRAESYIDRAEYLWDVFHELRDRHQELGEIVTRECGKEISEGKADVTEAWHMVEWAAGNARHPHGDIVPSEISSKDSYMRRKPKGVVGCITPWNFPVAIPFWHMAVSLVEGNTVVWKPAEQTPWCGQTIAEMFDDAGIPDGVFNMVQGYGDAGNAIVEDERVDTVLFTGSAEVGHKVAGKIGGQPGRSACCEMGGKNAIIVTENADLDIALHSAVMSSFKTTGQRCVSSERLIVHEDVYDEFKDRFVDLAEDVAVGDPLDEDTFMGPVVDESQVEKFGRYNDLARTEGANVLVDRERLDDAEIPDGFQDGFWVGPFVYEVDYDPDLRCIREEVFGPHVALIEYSGTIEDAVEIHNAVDYGLAGAVISEDYRQINYYRDNAEVGLAYGNLPCIGAEVQLPFGGVKMSGSGPPHAREVIEAVTERTAWTLNNSKEIEMAQGLSAEIKTDE
- a CDS encoding NUDIX hydrolase, encoding MSWREIRPVALGVVRRGDELLVGEDSDPATGETFYRLLGGGVEFGEHSREAVVREFAEEMGVEFRVERHVGTFEDVFDVDGETGHEIWRVYAGEIVEEWPYEREQFEFDERERGETCLARWLSVETLRNEVTFYSPAVLDALEESAR
- a CDS encoding DUF7128 family protein; the encoded protein is MVATTERDDMTWYQCEECGLMFDDQSEAEQHETNCDSEDPSYIQ
- a CDS encoding sodium:calcium antiporter, whose protein sequence is MLAEVVVFGVGLATLVFGADRAVDAAGDLALYYGVSPFFIGVTVVSIGTSVPEMVTSIYASYYGAGDLVVGNIVGSETAQITLAIAVVAFIAPIVAKRRNIAIYGTAMILSMIIMLLTLEDGQIVRSEGLLMMLAYTQFIYILYTNEGGEEITEEVLEEPRTPLQSVPWIVGGLFLVVVGGQVMVTNGVAIAQLLGVPEYLIGLLTGLGTTVPEVVVAGIAAYEGRGGISVGSLLGSNITDPVFSLGVGAVFFDVVVDDPAAMGPSLLYMVGVSIAVLGLFYWRRGIDRRAAVVCLLLYLPTFLVV